A region of Diospyros lotus cultivar Yz01 chromosome 3, ASM1463336v1, whole genome shotgun sequence DNA encodes the following proteins:
- the LOC127797505 gene encoding HVA22-like protein a isoform X1, translated as MGSGNALTVVAKNFDVFAGPLVALVYPLYASIKAIETKSRTDDQQWLTYWVLYSLITLFELTFAKVLEWFPIWPYVKLIATCWLVLPQFNGAAYVYGNFVRPFYQNPQTANIWYIPRKKNIFRKPDDVLSVAEKYIEENGTEAFEKLITKMTWCLKCRLIKCRLIESQEPGGVTTWCLKMTTHIEMLSYNELSLSLAVYSFPHIDVSVEMLCTISCFGVKV; from the exons ATGGGCTCTGGAAATGCCCTCACTGTGGTGGCCAAGAATTTTGATGTCTTTGCTGG GCCCCTGGTTGCTCTCGTTTATCCTCT GTACGCCTCAATTAAGGCTATAGAGACCAAGTCTCGAACCGATGATCAGCAATGGCTTACCTACTGGGTCCTGTATTCTTTGATCACACTGTTTGAGCTTACATTTGCCAAAGTCCTTGAATG GTTCCCGATTTGGCCTTATGTTAAGCTGATCGCTACATGCTGGTTGGTGCTACCTCAATTCAACGGAGCAGCGTATGTTTATGGGAACTTTGTTAGACCTTTCTACCAGAATCCACAAACTGCTAACATCTGGTATATACCCCGGAAAAAGAACATTTTCCGGAAGCCAGATGATGTTCTATCTGTAGCAGAGAAATACATAGAGGAGAATGGAACTGAAGCGTTTGAAAAGCTCATAACCAAG ATGACTTGGTGTCTTAAATGCAGGCTAATAAAATGCAGGCTAATAGAGAGTCAAGAGCCAGGAGGAGTAACTACATGGTGTTTGAAGATGACTACACATATTGAGATGTTATCCTACAATGAGTTGTCCCTTTCACTTGCTGTCTATTCCTTTCCCCACATCGATGTGAGTGTTGAGATGCTGTGTACTATTTCATGTTTTGGTGTCAAAGTATAG
- the LOC127797505 gene encoding HVA22-like protein a isoform X3, with the protein MGSGNALTVVAKNFDVFAGPLVALVYPLYASIKAIETKSRTDDQQWLTYWVLYSLITLFELTFAKVLEWFPIWPYVKLIATCWLVLPQFNGAAYVYGNFVRPFYQNPQTANIWYIPRKKNIFRKPDDVLSVAEKYIEENGTEAFEKLITKANRESRARRSNYMVFEDDYTY; encoded by the exons ATGGGCTCTGGAAATGCCCTCACTGTGGTGGCCAAGAATTTTGATGTCTTTGCTGG GCCCCTGGTTGCTCTCGTTTATCCTCT GTACGCCTCAATTAAGGCTATAGAGACCAAGTCTCGAACCGATGATCAGCAATGGCTTACCTACTGGGTCCTGTATTCTTTGATCACACTGTTTGAGCTTACATTTGCCAAAGTCCTTGAATG GTTCCCGATTTGGCCTTATGTTAAGCTGATCGCTACATGCTGGTTGGTGCTACCTCAATTCAACGGAGCAGCGTATGTTTATGGGAACTTTGTTAGACCTTTCTACCAGAATCCACAAACTGCTAACATCTGGTATATACCCCGGAAAAAGAACATTTTCCGGAAGCCAGATGATGTTCTATCTGTAGCAGAGAAATACATAGAGGAGAATGGAACTGAAGCGTTTGAAAAGCTCATAACCAAG GCTAATAGAGAGTCAAGAGCCAGGAGGAGTAACTACATGGTGTTTGAAGATGACTACACATATTGA
- the LOC127797505 gene encoding HVA22-like protein a isoform X2, whose product MGSGNALTVVAKNFDVFAGPLVALVYPLYASIKAIETKSRTDDQQWLTYWVLYSLITLFELTFAKVLEWFPIWPYVKLIATCWLVLPQFNGAAYVYGNFVRPFYQNPQTANIWYIPRKKNIFRKPDDVLSVAEKYIEENGTEAFEKLITKANKMQANRESRARRSNYMVFEDDYTY is encoded by the exons ATGGGCTCTGGAAATGCCCTCACTGTGGTGGCCAAGAATTTTGATGTCTTTGCTGG GCCCCTGGTTGCTCTCGTTTATCCTCT GTACGCCTCAATTAAGGCTATAGAGACCAAGTCTCGAACCGATGATCAGCAATGGCTTACCTACTGGGTCCTGTATTCTTTGATCACACTGTTTGAGCTTACATTTGCCAAAGTCCTTGAATG GTTCCCGATTTGGCCTTATGTTAAGCTGATCGCTACATGCTGGTTGGTGCTACCTCAATTCAACGGAGCAGCGTATGTTTATGGGAACTTTGTTAGACCTTTCTACCAGAATCCACAAACTGCTAACATCTGGTATATACCCCGGAAAAAGAACATTTTCCGGAAGCCAGATGATGTTCTATCTGTAGCAGAGAAATACATAGAGGAGAATGGAACTGAAGCGTTTGAAAAGCTCATAACCAAG GCTAATAAAATGCAGGCTAATAGAGAGTCAAGAGCCAGGAGGAGTAACTACATGGTGTTTGAAGATGACTACACATATTGA